In one Candidatus Cloacimonadota bacterium genomic region, the following are encoded:
- the rpsP gene encoding 30S ribosomal protein S16, with protein sequence MVKLRLRRMGAGDQPFYRIVAVDSRVKQCGKYLECVGWYDPKPDPSKINIETERAIHWLSVGAQPTDTVRSLLRKAGILQIWHERKIAKAE encoded by the coding sequence ATGGTCAAGCTGAGACTGAGACGGATGGGAGCTGGTGATCAGCCCTTTTACCGGATTGTTGCTGTGGATTCCCGCGTGAAACAATGTGGTAAATATCTGGAATGTGTGGGTTGGTACGACCCCAAACCGGATCCATCCAAGATTAATATCGAAACAGAACGCGCGATTCACTGGCTCTCTGTGGGTGCACAACCCACCGATACAGTGCGCTCTCTGTTGCGCAAAGCCGGCATCTTGCAGATCTGGCACGAGCGCAAAATAGCGAAAGCTGAATGA
- a CDS encoding KH domain-containing protein: MKDLIEFMVKALVDDPSEVSITEISGGKVTIYELRVAKSDIGKVIGKRGRTAGAIRTIINAVSTKQGKRAELEIIE, translated from the coding sequence ATGAAAGATCTCATTGAATTCATGGTTAAAGCTCTTGTGGACGATCCCAGTGAAGTGTCTATCACCGAGATCAGTGGCGGAAAGGTCACAATTTATGAACTTCGTGTAGCAAAAAGTGACATTGGTAAGGTAATAGGAAAACGCGGTCGTACCGCAGGCGCTATTCGCACTATCATCAACGCTGTATCTACCAAGCAAGGAAAGCGCGCAGAACTGGAAATTATTGAGTAA